The following nucleotide sequence is from Romeriopsis navalis LEGE 11480.
GGTCGCGGTACTAGATCCAACTAAATCTTCAGCGAGGTAGGTGCGACTGTTCCGAAGGGCAAATTTGCCATAGAATTCCCAGCGCCAATCCGGTGCATAGATTGCTTCGGCCCCGAAGAGGTGTTCAGTCGCCCCTGTGCCACTGGAAAAGAGAATGCTATCCGGTAAGGTCGAAGGATTTTTGCGGTATTCATAGCGGAGGAGTGCATTGAACTGATCGTGGCTTGGATCACGGTAAGCTAATCCGAGCTTCAAATTTGCCGTATTACCTAAGTTGATAATGTTTTGATTTGCCGCACTCGCTTGCTGGAAACTCATCAGACCCGTGAGTGACGGGCTGAGTTTGCCCGTTGCCCCAGCCGAAATTACGGTATTAGTGCCGCTGCCGGAGCTCCGGTGATCAATCCGGGCGCTCGCTTGGAAATTCGGGCTGTCATTATATTCAATCCCGGCACTAAAACTATCACCGCCCTGAATCCCCAACGCTGAGGCAGCTTGTCCGGCAGCGAACGGTTGAGAGAACTGCGGGCCAGTTGCAGTTTGATTTTGGAAGCGGCCGAAGACACGTTCGTAGGCTAGATCCATCCGCAAGCCAGGAGAGAATTGTATGCCTTGTTTAATGCCCAGAGCGCCGTTGCTTGTCCAGCTACCACCATCGCTATACATGCCATAGCGAGCATTCACCGTGGTTTCAGGGAATAATTGGTATTCGCCACCCACGGCAAGGCTCGTCAGTGATCGTCCCGCTAGTTGACCGCGGGTAAAGAATTGCTGTGCCAGTTGGAGATTCACGCCCGGCATCAGTTGCCAATCCAGTCCCACGAGGGTGCGATCGGGATAAAATGCATCCGCGCTATTCGATAGCGTTGTTTCATTTTGGGCCACAAACTGGAGTCGCTTGCTGATTGGCGTCGTGAACCGGGTGCGGAGTTGATCCGAAACGCTGCTGAGGCTAGGGGTAAGACGATCAGTGCGATCGCGGTGAATCCAGTCAATGCTTAAATCTGATGCGCCAATTTTTTGGGTTATGCCAGCAGTGATTGTCGTTAGGCGATTATCCAGCTGACTGCCTGGTAGCGCTTGTTCCCGTGGCGTAAATAAATCAACCGGATTGACGAGAATTTGGGGCGCAACACCAAAGTTGTTTTCACGATCAAATTGCACCTTGGCGTTTGTCGTATCGCCTAACTTGGCATTGACCTGCGCACCATAACGCGTTTGGCCGGGGACGAAGCTGACTGTGGCATTGTTGGCAAAACCCGCATCCGTCGAACGATAAAAAGCGCGGGCTTCAACTCCCTTAAATAAGGTGCCTTCGGCTTCCACCCGATAGGCACTACCACTCGCTTCACCCTGCAAATCTGCAACATTTTTGGAGCGGGCGTATTCGGCAATCAGTGAACCGTTTTTGCCAAGGGCGATATAAGCATCCGCACCAAATAGCTCAAAATTTCTGGCACCGCGATTTTCCTTCCAGTAAGTCCCACCAATCCAGCTTTCTTGATTCTGCTTGCGTGAGAAATGATACCGGGCACGCGCCGCATAAATCTTGTTATCACTCCCCGGCTCTTCGTATTGATATGTTGTGACAATTCGGCGGACTAGCGGGGTGCCGTCCGATTTGACATCGGTGCGGAGAACCGGTTTGCGAAAGAGAATTGTGCCCCGGTCGTAGTCAATTTCATAATCCGCTCCCCGTTGGAGCTGCTCTCGTTCGATCACGGTACCGGGTCGATCGAGTTCTTCTAGCTCGAAGAAGATACTTTCGCTGCCCTCAGTCATCAGTCGGCGGGAAACAAAGTAGTAGCCACGTGTTCCATCCGGGGCGATCGTGTCACGCTGAAAACCTTCGACGTTATTGGCGAACAAGCCAGAAACTTGCAGATTCCCGAAGTTGTAATTCAGCTTCAGGCCATGCAGTTGTCGGGTCAGGCTGGTGAACTGCTGGGATTTACTGGAGAATTCGCCGGTGCGGTAGTCGCCCCACATGCCATAGTCAATCACCCCTTTCCCGTTAATATTTTTCGAGCGCTCTAACCGTAGGTAAACGCTATCAATCGACGGTGTAACTCGCTCCGTACTTGAGCCATCGCCATAGGTGGGATACTGATTCTCACAAACTTGCTTCTCGCCGAAGAGCGGAATGGTACCTTCACAGCTTTGATTAATTGGACGATCGCTATTGTATGCACCCGTGAATAGCCAGCTCCCGAGTTTACCCGTGGTAAACACCGCGGCATTCGCATCAAGTTGCCACTGGTTATCGCCATCAACGGGCAGAAAGTCGCGCAGTGACCCATAGAAATTGGTGCCGCGTTTGCCCAGGCGGAGATTAATCACGCCAGTCGCGATCGCGGGGCGAAGATTCGTTTCAAATAGAACTTGGGCAAAGGATTCGAGTTGATTCAGTTTGGCCCGGACGTTGACAGTACCGGCAGTGCGACTCGATTGGAGTTTGACCGTGAACTGACCATTCTCGGCTTTGACCTGGAAACCGGGTTGGGCCGGACTGGCATCAACGCCGAGAAATTTGCCTTGCTTCGTTGCCAGACTCACGAGCGCCTCTCGGTTCGATCGGTTCCCTTGGGCATCGAGCAACTTACCGTAAAGCGTTGCAACGGATCGACCATCCGCTGGAATCCGACTTTCAACCGTCGTCAACTTGAGGGTTTTGATATCACCTCGAACACTGACCTGGGCGACATCGCGACTCACAACTTGATCGTTTAGCGTTGCGGTGGCCGTGATTTGGTTCTCCCCTTCATTTAGGGTCACGCCATACCAGGTCTGTCGGACGCGCTTGTTTTTGCGATCCTGCTCAATCCGGCCAATTAATTTCGGATCAATGGTCTGCCCATTGACTTCCAGTTTCAGAAATGTCCCCTCGGGGTAAACAACCGTAACGGTGGCTGCTGGTGTACTTAAAACCTCCCCCAGCTTCGGGGTGATAATTTTGACGCTATCCGCAGCAGACGCATTTGTCTGACTACCCGGAGCGGTTACGGTTGGAGCAATGGTGGCTGGAGTCGGGCGTTGCGGTTCGACGGTTGGTTTAATCCTTGGTTCAACGCCGATCGACGGCTTCGCGCTCATTACAGGAACGCCTGTCGGTAAACTGGGGGTGGCTATAACAGTTTTGCCTAATTTCGTAGCAGTTGCTTTGATGCCGCTGGCTGTCTGGGTCAGGCCGTCTGTGGCAGTCGGTGTTGTGACGGCGGCGATCGTCGTGGGTGATAATTCATCCCCACTGGCCTGTCGATCTGAAGATTCCGGGGCAGTTACGGTGACCGTTGCCGTCGTCACATCTGATGTCTCAGTTGCTGCTTGCGCTGGCAAGGCCGTGAGCATGCAGCCCGTTATCTGAAGTAGGATTGCCGTACCGAGCAGGCTTGGTTGAAATTTCAATTGATTGTGTTGTGTCATTTCGCCCCCCGGCTAGTTGCATTCTGAGCAACAGGTGTGACGGCAAAATTCATCCGGGCCAAACCACTGGGAGCGAGATGAATTAAACGTGACTGACTATTGCGTTCTTTAAATTTTTGGTTGGGGGCAAGGGTATAACCGGGAATGCTGCTGAGATCCAGCACGCCCGAGCGATATCCGGGTAAGACATTTGCAACGGAGAAGAGGCCGTTCTCATCTGTCGTAATACGATTACCGTCTTCGAGAAAGACAACGGCATTGGGGATACCGGGTTCGCCACGTTGTTGTTCACCATCGAAATTTTTATCAACAAAGACGCGACCCAGAATTGTGCCGCAGTCCGCGATGACGCCGGGCCGGACGAGCAACTGGTGGGCCGATGGACCATCTTGGATGGCTTGACCATTGTCGGTGCGGCGGGCAGAGACAACGGCAATATTCCGACCACTGCCCCGCATTGCATCTGGAGTGAGAGTGGCCGCATAGGCCACATTCAATGTGGGGGTCTGATCAATCGATGCTGCGGGCAGATTCGAACCGGGTAATCCAATCAGGACACTCCGACCTTGCTGTTGTACAGAAACCGGAATTGATTGACCTTGAAATTCCGCTTTAACCGAATTGGGTTGGAACTGAAAGCCGTTGGGGAATTGGTCGCTCAGCAGGAGGTTATTCACCGCCGCACTGGAGAGATTGCGGACCGAGAGCCGATAAACAACGGTATCGCCGGGGGCAGCCACGGCACGATCGGCAGATTTCACCACCTGAATCTCTTGGGCTTGGCAGATACTGGACTGTAAATCCAGGGCAGTTAACGTTAATTTTGTGGTGGCCGCATCGTTAACCTGAACACTACCCGTAACACTTTCTTCAATGCTATCGCCACTGATTGGTCGACCATCAACTGAGCTGGCAGTGTAGGTTACTAATCCACCATTGCGTGAATTAATGACAATCCGAATACGCCGCTGACTATAAATTGATTGACTGGGTGGATTAATCACCAAGATATAGGCGCGACCGACATCCAGTTGTCCTTTAGCAGGATCAAGGAGGAAGTTATAAACCCCATCGCCCCGTTCTGCCAAGAAATAGGGGTTGGCATTCGTCGAGTTGGGTGCGAGCCCGGCCGAGATGCCATTCCCTTGAATATCTGGCAACTCCGTTGTGGTTAGCGATACGAGTGAGCCAATTCCTGCCCCTGTTGGGTCGCTTGGATCAGCATTGTAGATTGCAATATTAAACCCAGCATAGTTATCTAAAATCTCACCCCGACAGCCAACAATCCGGCCTAAGGGGTCAATCAGCTCACTCTCAAAAGTTGTGGAAATTTCCCCCGTCAAGCCAACGTAGCTCGGTGGCTCACTGGTATAACCAGTTTGCTGTTCTGTCTCATAAACGTAGGCAGCCTGATTTTTGATTTGGCGCTGATTTCCTGCCACCTGATTAGGCGCAACTTGGGCGATCGCCGATGTCGCCTGGAGCAAATTGCTGCCAGCACTGACCAGCAACAGAAGCAGGACAGTCGTATTCCGCCCGACAGTTTGAATGTTTGTTGGACGGCTCAAGCGCCGCCGCTGCTGATGCACTATCATCGATCGCTGCCTAAAAAAAGTTGTTATGAGCTGTCGCAGGCGGGGGGAAATAGCCGGAGCTAGCGAAGGGGAATCAGTAAAGCCATGAGGCGATAGCGTTTACTGCGCTAAGAATTGGGGAATTTAGGGGATGTTTTGGGATGCTTTGGGGAACGACCTTTGCTGGGAAAAGCAAAAGTCGTTCTAGGTCACTTAAATTGTCAGGTGTGACTAATTAACTTTGACTTGGTAAGCCACGTTGACGTCCTGATTGGCGGCAATCTTCTGATCAAACTGCCATTTCACGTGGGTGTAGGCTTTCGCGGGTGCCGGCTGTGTTTCAAATTTGCCATCAGTTAATTTGACCCTGACGGTGGGGTTTGCCACAAAAGTTTTACCGCCATCGATACTGAACGTAGCCTGCGTCCCTTCACCAGTTGCGGTTTTCAAAACGTAAACGGTACCTTGAGGCACAGGCTGGGTCAAAGCTAATTTACGCGCACCCGCTTTACCTTGGTTTTTACCAGAGAGGCGATAGCGAATGACATCACCCGGTTTAGCGGCATCAAGGGGTTTCCAGGAAACTTCTTCCTGGCCAGTTGTACTGCTTGCAACCACTTTCTTCTCTCCCACTAATTGGAGGCGAATATTGGGCTTTTGGGAGCTGTCGGCGATCGCCGAACCACCATTACCCAGTGCCGATGAGA
It contains:
- a CDS encoding TonB-dependent receptor, encoding MTQHNQLKFQPSLLGTAILLQITGCMLTALPAQAATETSDVTTATVTVTAPESSDRQASGDELSPTTIAAVTTPTATDGLTQTASGIKATATKLGKTVIATPSLPTGVPVMSAKPSIGVEPRIKPTVEPQRPTPATIAPTVTAPGSQTNASAADSVKIITPKLGEVLSTPAATVTVVYPEGTFLKLEVNGQTIDPKLIGRIEQDRKNKRVRQTWYGVTLNEGENQITATATLNDQVVSRDVAQVSVRGDIKTLKLTTVESRIPADGRSVATLYGKLLDAQGNRSNREALVSLATKQGKFLGVDASPAQPGFQVKAENGQFTVKLQSSRTAGTVNVRAKLNQLESFAQVLFETNLRPAIATGVINLRLGKRGTNFYGSLRDFLPVDGDNQWQLDANAAVFTTGKLGSWLFTGAYNSDRPINQSCEGTIPLFGEKQVCENQYPTYGDGSSTERVTPSIDSVYLRLERSKNINGKGVIDYGMWGDYRTGEFSSKSQQFTSLTRQLHGLKLNYNFGNLQVSGLFANNVEGFQRDTIAPDGTRGYYFVSRRLMTEGSESIFFELEELDRPGTVIEREQLQRGADYEIDYDRGTILFRKPVLRTDVKSDGTPLVRRIVTTYQYEEPGSDNKIYAARARYHFSRKQNQESWIGGTYWKENRGARNFELFGADAYIALGKNGSLIAEYARSKNVADLQGEASGSAYRVEAEGTLFKGVEARAFYRSTDAGFANNATVSFVPGQTRYGAQVNAKLGDTTNAKVQFDRENNFGVAPQILVNPVDLFTPREQALPGSQLDNRLTTITAGITQKIGASDLSIDWIHRDRTDRLTPSLSSVSDQLRTRFTTPISKRLQFVAQNETTLSNSADAFYPDRTLVGLDWQLMPGVNLQLAQQFFTRGQLAGRSLTSLAVGGEYQLFPETTVNARYGMYSDGGSWTSNGALGIKQGIQFSPGLRMDLAYERVFGRFQNQTATGPQFSQPFAAGQAASALGIQGGDSFSAGIEYNDSPNFQASARIDHRSSGSGTNTVISAGATGKLSPSLTGLMSFQQASAANQNIINLGNTANLKLGLAYRDPSHDQFNALLRYEYRKNPSTLPDSILFSSGTGATEHLFGAEAIYAPDWRWEFYGKFALRNSRTYLAEDLVGSSTATLTQLRATYRLNYSWDLSGEVRWIAQPSANFSETGFAVEAGYYITPNLRLSGGYAFGRVNDRDFSGSRSAGGPYLGLTLKVNELFNGFGLQKRPTTAPQKTQIAQSQVQSAGDK
- a CDS encoding DUF11 domain-containing protein; this translates as MIVHQQRRRLSRPTNIQTVGRNTTVLLLLLVSAGSNLLQATSAIAQVAPNQVAGNQRQIKNQAAYVYETEQQTGYTSEPPSYVGLTGEISTTFESELIDPLGRIVGCRGEILDNYAGFNIAIYNADPSDPTGAGIGSLVSLTTTELPDIQGNGISAGLAPNSTNANPYFLAERGDGVYNFLLDPAKGQLDVGRAYILVINPPSQSIYSQRRIRIVINSRNGGLVTYTASSVDGRPISGDSIEESVTGSVQVNDAATTKLTLTALDLQSSICQAQEIQVVKSADRAVAAPGDTVVYRLSVRNLSSAAVNNLLLSDQFPNGFQFQPNSVKAEFQGQSIPVSVQQQGRSVLIGLPGSNLPAASIDQTPTLNVAYAATLTPDAMRGSGRNIAVVSARRTDNGQAIQDGPSAHQLLVRPGVIADCGTILGRVFVDKNFDGEQQRGEPGIPNAVVFLEDGNRITTDENGLFSVANVLPGYRSGVLDLSSIPGYTLAPNQKFKERNSQSRLIHLAPSGLARMNFAVTPVAQNATSRGAK